The Pseudomonas wenzhouensis genome has a segment encoding these proteins:
- a CDS encoding CZB domain-containing protein: MVEMGERMSALIEHIALGSFCEAVKLDHLLFKFEVYQRLQRHDSNTELANHQSCRLGRWYQDGETIARYGRTRGYQQLEAPHRQVHEAAHEALHAAQKQDWARTLQAVAQMERASHDVSQQLDALSRRH; encoded by the coding sequence ATGGTCGAAATGGGCGAACGCATGAGCGCACTGATCGAGCACATCGCCCTCGGCTCGTTCTGCGAAGCGGTCAAGCTCGACCATCTGCTGTTCAAGTTCGAGGTCTACCAACGCCTGCAGCGTCACGACAGCAATACCGAGCTGGCCAACCACCAGAGCTGCCGCCTGGGCCGCTGGTACCAGGATGGCGAAACCATCGCCCGCTACGGCAGGACGCGCGGCTATCAGCAGCTGGAGGCACCGCATCGCCAGGTGCACGAGGCGGCTCACGAAGCCCTGCACGCCGCGCAGAAACAGGACTGGGCGCGCACCCTGCAGGCCGTGGCGCAGATGGAGCGGGCCAGCCATGACGTCAGCCAGCAGCTCGACGCGCTGAGTCGCCGCCACTGA